The following are encoded together in the uncultured Desulfobacter sp. genome:
- a CDS encoding IS1595 family transposase, translating to MVAGHKGNPEAVFQKGREGRRNRLRGARGRGTLEKEKPPVFGMIQRCGLVVIKMLANVRRVTIEPLIKSVILPGTLIYTDEYGIYNRLSEWGYKHKSVNHGAGEYARDEDGDGFHEVHVNTMEGFWSLLRGWLRPHRGVSQEKLPFYLGFFEFVHNAGKRGKALLHSLVELLVR from the coding sequence ATTGTAGCAGGGCATAAAGGCAATCCCGAAGCAGTATTCCAAAAAGGGAGGGAAGGCCGTCGAAATCGTTTACGAGGTGCTCGTGGGCGGGGTACATTGGAAAAAGAGAAGCCACCTGTATTTGGTATGATTCAGCGATGCGGGCTGGTGGTAATCAAGATGCTTGCCAATGTTCGCCGGGTAACCATTGAGCCCTTGATAAAATCAGTCATTTTGCCAGGAACTTTGATCTACACGGATGAATACGGGATATATAACCGATTAAGCGAGTGGGGGTACAAGCATAAGAGCGTGAATCACGGGGCTGGAGAATATGCCAGAGACGAGGATGGGGATGGTTTCCATGAAGTCCATGTAAATACGATGGAAGGCTTCTGGTCTTTGCTACGTGGTTGGTTGCGTCCACATCGAGGAGTTTCACAGGAAAAGCTCCCGTTTTATCTTGGCTTTTTTGAATTCGTTCATAACGCTGGCAAGCGAG
- a CDS encoding transposase, producing the protein MQVNIKTLIDDTQCYETVRELRWPEGRQCPFCESKRVIKRGFDEKEPARQRYECKNCSKRFDDLTGTIFAGHHQPLKVWILCLYFMGLNLSNKQIAKELDLDRTDVQKMTTQLREGVVKKSRP; encoded by the coding sequence ATGCAGGTAAACATAAAGACTCTGATTGATGATACACAATGTTATGAAACTGTTCGGGAATTGCGCTGGCCGGAAGGACGCCAATGTCCGTTTTGTGAATCCAAACGAGTAATCAAAAGGGGTTTCGATGAAAAAGAACCTGCCAGGCAGCGTTATGAATGTAAAAATTGTAGTAAACGCTTTGACGACTTGACGGGTACCATTTTCGCTGGGCATCATCAACCCCTAAAAGTATGGATTTTGTGTCTTTATTTTATGGGGCTGAACTTGTCCAACAAGCAGATTGCCAAAGAACTGGACTTGGACCGCACGGATGTTCAAAAGATGACCACCCAACTTCGTGAAGGCGTGGTAAAAAAAAGCCGCCCGTAA
- a CDS encoding AraC family transcriptional regulator: MNLNTCSDIEAGIEQERSLIQTRTLFDNNCSLDDMRNHCSYSEAHRKWPSEIGIGHVTMIQLRPGLLLGIGNYRLKEYIEFSFEYTEANAPLFFGYVQSGSVTFTLQSEKDHQSISNKPGNMLIGYLPGERCVCRPPVGVSVSTIGIGIDPWLLKTWVGEEYLQAPAGLRSVLDGAQRPYSELSPSPPEINVILNQIITCPYRGALKRLYLEAKALELILPKMAPLNSPAPKNAVSFDKRDADLIRETELLLRNNLENPPSLPELARRAGVNKNKLNQGFRKIFGTSVFEHIRILRLERARDLLVNGNKSVTEVAYEVGYTHPENFTRAFKRHFCTSPKDHLL; the protein is encoded by the coding sequence ATGAATTTAAACACATGTTCAGATATTGAGGCAGGTATTGAGCAAGAAAGATCACTGATCCAAACACGAACCCTCTTTGATAACAATTGCAGCCTTGATGATATGCGGAATCACTGCAGCTATTCGGAGGCCCATCGAAAATGGCCTTCTGAAATCGGCATTGGGCATGTAACCATGATACAGCTTAGACCCGGTCTCCTTCTCGGTATCGGGAACTACCGGTTGAAGGAATATATCGAGTTTTCGTTTGAATACACCGAAGCCAACGCCCCTCTTTTTTTCGGATATGTCCAATCGGGTAGCGTAACCTTCACTTTACAATCCGAAAAGGATCACCAGAGTATCAGCAACAAGCCGGGGAATATGCTGATTGGCTATTTGCCGGGTGAGCGATGCGTCTGCAGACCGCCGGTTGGGGTCAGTGTAAGCACAATCGGCATCGGTATTGATCCCTGGTTGCTGAAGACCTGGGTGGGCGAGGAATATCTTCAAGCACCGGCCGGGTTGCGTAGCGTTTTAGATGGTGCCCAAAGACCGTACAGTGAGTTATCGCCAAGCCCGCCTGAAATCAATGTCATCCTAAACCAGATCATAACTTGCCCCTACCGGGGGGCGTTGAAACGTCTGTATCTGGAAGCTAAAGCGCTTGAGCTGATTCTCCCCAAAATGGCCCCGTTAAATAGCCCTGCTCCGAAAAACGCTGTCTCATTTGATAAGCGCGATGCGGATTTAATTCGCGAAACCGAACTCCTTTTGAGGAACAACCTTGAAAATCCTCCTTCTCTCCCGGAGTTAGCCCGCCGGGCCGGTGTTAATAAAAATAAATTAAATCAGGGATTCCGGAAAATTTTTGGAACCAGCGTGTTTGAGCATATACGGATACTCCGACTTGAACGTGCCCGGGATCTTCTGGTGAACGGGAACAAAAGTGTCACTGAGGTCGCCTATGAGGTGGGTTATACACACCCGGAAAATTTTACAAGGGCCTTTAAACGACATTTTTGTACTTCCCCCAAAGATCATCTTCTTTGA
- a CDS encoding TonB-dependent receptor, whose amino-acid sequence MKKGESRFVLPSVMNLFFAGVLILSFCPVSFAVADEKESKQETVQQKSTHEKYELETIIVTSQKREENIQKVPASITALSEIRIEDAGIQEMEDLGFYTPNLYVGKAGNNAELQPVIRGMYNRMNPNPTVGFYVDDVAYSRHMAFDADLSDIERIEVLKGPQGTLFGRNTEAGVIRIITKKPGNKWEGKASLSYGNYNTQEYSAVAKGPLVEDKVFFGISAKQYLSDGYFENTYLDTDKVEDRDDLTGRATLRWTPTQAWDIILNADAKQCEDGFFAFAPIGEMTHDINLDYAGELENDLNGQSLSVNFEGDRFNFTSITAHRDGELSEIYDMDATSADNYRADYGQDHGQWSQEIRFASPKSAKVFKWLLGAYYLDEDFDVDLTYDYRQGYPAYGIPPFKTATLTELDTTNYAFFGQATYTFLEKLGLTAGLRYENDKKEFKGSTYNSPDVMGTGITEVENEKTLKVWLPKFAVDYHFTRDAMSYAGVAKGYTAGSFNDLDDSVLGVPYDAEFSWNYEAGLKTAWLDNRLILNLAVFYIEWEDKQVFIHTGATSALFKNATEATSKGVELEALVRPVPGLELVCGFGYTDAEYGQWESGEDYEGKKLEMAPEFSYNLAAQYRYILSDSATLFCRLELQHVGAFYHDLDNEIKESAYNLVNARVGYESEFRGLNISLYLWAKNLLDEEYATGAFGSDTMGWFARAGDPQTFGVTLTCRF is encoded by the coding sequence GTGAAAAAAGGGGAGTCAAGGTTTGTTTTACCAAGTGTTATGAATCTGTTTTTTGCGGGGGTACTCATTCTAAGCTTTTGTCCGGTGTCATTTGCCGTGGCTGATGAAAAAGAGTCAAAACAGGAGACCGTACAGCAGAAAAGCACCCATGAAAAATATGAATTGGAGACAATAATCGTTACCTCGCAAAAGCGGGAAGAAAATATCCAGAAGGTACCGGCGAGCATCACTGCCTTATCCGAAATCCGGATTGAGGATGCGGGAATTCAAGAGATGGAGGACCTGGGATTTTACACCCCGAACCTTTACGTTGGCAAAGCCGGAAATAATGCAGAATTGCAGCCTGTGATACGTGGCATGTACAACCGGATGAATCCCAACCCTACTGTGGGATTTTATGTGGACGATGTCGCCTATTCCCGGCATATGGCCTTTGATGCGGACCTTTCTGATATCGAACGAATCGAAGTGCTCAAAGGCCCCCAGGGAACATTGTTTGGACGGAATACCGAGGCCGGGGTCATAAGAATCATCACAAAAAAACCCGGAAATAAATGGGAAGGCAAGGCCTCGCTCTCCTATGGGAATTATAATACCCAGGAGTATTCAGCCGTTGCAAAAGGCCCATTGGTAGAAGACAAGGTTTTTTTCGGCATAAGCGCCAAACAATATCTTTCAGACGGATATTTTGAAAATACCTACCTTGACACGGATAAGGTTGAGGACAGGGATGATTTAACCGGCCGCGCTACATTAAGATGGACCCCGACCCAGGCCTGGGACATTATTTTAAACGCCGATGCCAAACAGTGCGAGGATGGTTTTTTTGCCTTTGCACCCATAGGGGAAATGACACATGACATAAACCTGGACTATGCGGGGGAGCTTGAAAACGATTTAAACGGCCAGTCGCTGAGTGTAAATTTTGAAGGAGACAGGTTTAATTTTACCTCCATTACAGCCCACAGGGATGGAGAATTAAGCGAAATATATGATATGGACGCCACTTCGGCTGATAATTACAGAGCCGACTATGGGCAAGATCATGGCCAATGGAGTCAGGAAATCCGCTTTGCATCTCCCAAAAGTGCCAAGGTGTTCAAATGGCTGCTCGGAGCATATTATCTTGACGAAGATTTTGATGTTGATCTAACCTATGATTATCGGCAGGGATATCCTGCATACGGAATACCTCCATTTAAAACTGCTACGCTGACCGAACTCGATACGACCAATTACGCTTTTTTCGGCCAGGCAACCTATACCTTTCTGGAGAAACTGGGCCTGACCGCAGGATTGCGTTATGAAAATGATAAAAAGGAGTTTAAGGGAAGTACATATAATTCACCGGATGTCATGGGAACCGGAATCACTGAAGTTGAAAATGAAAAGACGCTTAAAGTGTGGCTTCCCAAATTTGCCGTTGATTATCATTTCACCCGGGATGCTATGAGTTATGCCGGCGTTGCCAAGGGATACACCGCCGGTTCTTTTAATGATTTGGATGATTCTGTTTTAGGGGTGCCCTATGATGCTGAATTTTCCTGGAACTACGAAGCCGGCCTTAAAACCGCCTGGCTGGATAACCGGCTTATCCTGAATTTGGCTGTATTTTATATTGAGTGGGAAGACAAGCAGGTCTTCATTCATACCGGTGCGACCAGTGCGCTTTTCAAGAATGCCACAGAGGCAACCAGTAAGGGGGTTGAGCTTGAGGCTCTGGTTAGACCCGTTCCAGGTCTGGAGCTTGTCTGCGGATTTGGATATACGGATGCGGAATATGGCCAATGGGAGTCCGGAGAAGACTACGAGGGCAAAAAATTGGAAATGGCACCTGAATTCAGCTACAATTTGGCGGCACAATATCGTTATATCCTGTCCGATTCCGCTACCCTGTTTTGCAGATTGGAACTTCAGCATGTGGGGGCGTTCTATCATGACCTGGATAACGAGATAAAAGAAAGCGCATATAACCTTGTTAATGCCAGGGTGGGGTATGAAAGCGAATTCAGAGGCCTTAACATTAGCCTCTATTTATGGGCAAAGAACCTCCTTGATGAAGAATATGCAACTGGTGCCTTTGGCTCTGATACCATGGGGTGGTTTGCACGTGCCGGCGACCCGCAAACATTTGGTGTTACATTAACATGCCGGTTTTAA